In Triticum aestivum cultivar Chinese Spring chromosome 5B, IWGSC CS RefSeq v2.1, whole genome shotgun sequence, the following proteins share a genomic window:
- the LOC123115764 gene encoding putative lipid-transfer protein DIR1, producing the protein MAKPQALAAALLLVLVVSLTAIEGVDGICGMSNDEFKLCQPAAAVENPTDSPSAECCVALGKANMSCICRYKGITDIWLRMYHIDAERAMALPGKCGLTMPSNCS; encoded by the coding sequence ATGGCTAAGCCACAGGCATTGGCTGCAGCACTGTTGCTTGTTCTGGTTGTGTCCCTCACGGCAATAGAGGGTGTTGATGGCATCTGTGGCATGTCAAATGATGAATTCAAGCTTTGCCAGCCCGCGGCAGCAGTTGAAAACCCAACAGACAGTCCGTCGGCTGAGTGTTGTGTCGCGCTTGGGAAGGCCAACATGTCATGCATTTGTCGCTACAAAGGCATCACCGACATATGGCTGAGGATGTACCACATCGACGCGGAGCGTGCTATGGCCCTGCCCGGCAAGTGCGGCCTCACCATGCCCAGTAACTGCTCGTGA